Proteins encoded within one genomic window of Agelaius phoeniceus isolate bAgePho1 chromosome Z, bAgePho1.hap1, whole genome shotgun sequence:
- the SLC71A2 gene encoding hippocampus abundant transcript-like protein 1 isoform X1 — MSPEPEPEPPPAQDRAAKEEEEEEEEPPPPPPASSSPQPPSWEGGDGARWGGCIMLGKRVGLTAGGCGAQQGIGRPSVYHAVVVIFLEFFAWGLLTTPMLTVLHETFPSHTFLMNGLIQGVKGFLSFLSAPLIGALSDAWGRKYFLLLTVFFTCVPIPLMRISPWWYFALISVCGIFSVTFSVIFAYVADVTEEHERTTAYGLVSATFAASLVTSPAIGAYLSASYGDSLVVLVATLVAVMDIFFILLAVPESLPEKIRPASWGSSISWEQADPFASLKKVRKDPTVLPICITVLFSYLPEAGQYSSFFLYLRQVIGFGSASIAAFIAVVGILSIIAQTLFLSILMRSIGNKNTVLLGLGFQIFQLAWYGFGSQSWMMWAAGAVAAMSSITFPAISALVSQNAEADQQGVVQGIITGVRGLCNGLGPALYGFIFFVFHVELNGLIPDNTSEIETKQNLSAKRAIIPGPAFLIGACIVLLAFLVALFIPENKASSTKKHSNSISSSQSNNLDQSNEEDIEPLLQDSTV; from the exons ATGAGCCCCGAGCCGGAGCCGGAGCCGCCGCCAGCCCAGGACCGGGCggcaaaggaggaggaggaggaggaggaggagccccCGCCACCACCACCGGCGTCGTCGTCGCCGCAGCCGCCGTCGTGGGAGGGCGGCGACGGCGCCAGGTGGGGCGGCTGCATCATGCTGGGCAAGAGGGTCGGCCTGACGGCGGGCGGCTGCGGCGCG caacAAGGTATTGGTCGGCCGAGTGTATACCATGCAGTGGTGGTCATATTTCTGGAATTCTTTGCCTGGGGGCTCTTGACAACTCCAATGCTAACC GTCTTACATGAAACTTTTCCCAGTCATACATTTTTAATGAATGGTCTTATTCAAGGTGTTAAG GGTTTTTTGTCATTTCTCAGTGCTCCACTAATAGGTGCTCTCTCAGATGCTTGGGGAAGAAAGTATTTTCTTCTGCTTACAGTTTTCTTCACCTGTGTCCCAATTCCATTAATGCGAATAAGCCCATG GTGGTACTTCGCTTTGATTTCAGTATGTGGAATATTTTCTGTTACCTTTTCTGTAATATTTGCCTATGTAGCTGATGTAACAGAAGAACATGAAAGAACTACAGCCTACGGACTG GTATCTGCCACCTTTGCGGCAAGTTTGGTGACTAGTCCTGCCATTGGAGCATACCTGTCTGCCAGCTACGGGGATAGTCTGGTTGTACTGGTGGCCACGTTGGTGGCTGTCATGGACATCTTTTTCATCCTGCTAGCTGTACCAGAATCTCTGCCAGAAAAAATAAGACCTGCTTCATGGGGATCTTCTATATCATGGGAACAGGCAGATCCTTTTGCA TCTCTAAAGAAGGTTAGAAAAGACCCTACAGTTCTCCCAATCTGCATTACAGTGTTATTCTCATATCTGCCTGAGGCTGGCCAGTATTCTAGTTTCTTTCTGTACTTGAGACAG GTTATAGGCTTTGGATCTGCTAGCATTGCGGCATTTATAGCTGTGGTGGGCATTCTGTCCATAATAGCTCAG ACTTTGTTTCTCAGTATCTTGATGAGATCTATAGGGAACAAAAACACAGTTCTCCTTGGTCTTGGCTTTCAGATCTTTCAGCTGGCTTGGTATGGTTTTGGATCTCAGTCTTG GATGATGTGGGCAGCGGGAGCTGTAGCAGCGATGTCAAGCATTACATTCCCAGCAATTAGTGCTCTGGTTTCACAAAATGCAGAGGCAGATCAACAAG gTGTTGTCCAAGGAATAATAACTGGAGTAAGAGGACTGTGCAATGGCCTGGGACCAGCACTGTAtggctttattttctttgtcttcCATGTGGAACTCAATGGATTGATACCTGATAACACTTCTGAAATTGAAACAAAGCAGAATCTCAGTGCTAAG AGAGCGATCATTCCTGGTCCCGCCTTCCTGATCGGAGCGTGCATTGTTCTCCTGGCTTTTCTAGTTGCCTTATTTATTCCTGAGAACAAAGCCAGCAGTACCAAAAAACACAGCAACAGCATCAGCAGTAGTCAGAGTAACAACCTAGACCAAAGTAACGAAGAGGACATTGAACCATTGCTGCAGGATAGCACTGTATGA
- the SLC71A2 gene encoding hippocampus abundant transcript-like protein 1 isoform X2: MLTVLHETFPSHTFLMNGLIQGVKGFLSFLSAPLIGALSDAWGRKYFLLLTVFFTCVPIPLMRISPWWYFALISVCGIFSVTFSVIFAYVADVTEEHERTTAYGLVSATFAASLVTSPAIGAYLSASYGDSLVVLVATLVAVMDIFFILLAVPESLPEKIRPASWGSSISWEQADPFASLKKVRKDPTVLPICITVLFSYLPEAGQYSSFFLYLRQVIGFGSASIAAFIAVVGILSIIAQTLFLSILMRSIGNKNTVLLGLGFQIFQLAWYGFGSQSWMMWAAGAVAAMSSITFPAISALVSQNAEADQQGVVQGIITGVRGLCNGLGPALYGFIFFVFHVELNGLIPDNTSEIETKQNLSAKRAIIPGPAFLIGACIVLLAFLVALFIPENKASSTKKHSNSISSSQSNNLDQSNEEDIEPLLQDSTV; this comes from the exons ATGCTAACC GTCTTACATGAAACTTTTCCCAGTCATACATTTTTAATGAATGGTCTTATTCAAGGTGTTAAG GGTTTTTTGTCATTTCTCAGTGCTCCACTAATAGGTGCTCTCTCAGATGCTTGGGGAAGAAAGTATTTTCTTCTGCTTACAGTTTTCTTCACCTGTGTCCCAATTCCATTAATGCGAATAAGCCCATG GTGGTACTTCGCTTTGATTTCAGTATGTGGAATATTTTCTGTTACCTTTTCTGTAATATTTGCCTATGTAGCTGATGTAACAGAAGAACATGAAAGAACTACAGCCTACGGACTG GTATCTGCCACCTTTGCGGCAAGTTTGGTGACTAGTCCTGCCATTGGAGCATACCTGTCTGCCAGCTACGGGGATAGTCTGGTTGTACTGGTGGCCACGTTGGTGGCTGTCATGGACATCTTTTTCATCCTGCTAGCTGTACCAGAATCTCTGCCAGAAAAAATAAGACCTGCTTCATGGGGATCTTCTATATCATGGGAACAGGCAGATCCTTTTGCA TCTCTAAAGAAGGTTAGAAAAGACCCTACAGTTCTCCCAATCTGCATTACAGTGTTATTCTCATATCTGCCTGAGGCTGGCCAGTATTCTAGTTTCTTTCTGTACTTGAGACAG GTTATAGGCTTTGGATCTGCTAGCATTGCGGCATTTATAGCTGTGGTGGGCATTCTGTCCATAATAGCTCAG ACTTTGTTTCTCAGTATCTTGATGAGATCTATAGGGAACAAAAACACAGTTCTCCTTGGTCTTGGCTTTCAGATCTTTCAGCTGGCTTGGTATGGTTTTGGATCTCAGTCTTG GATGATGTGGGCAGCGGGAGCTGTAGCAGCGATGTCAAGCATTACATTCCCAGCAATTAGTGCTCTGGTTTCACAAAATGCAGAGGCAGATCAACAAG gTGTTGTCCAAGGAATAATAACTGGAGTAAGAGGACTGTGCAATGGCCTGGGACCAGCACTGTAtggctttattttctttgtcttcCATGTGGAACTCAATGGATTGATACCTGATAACACTTCTGAAATTGAAACAAAGCAGAATCTCAGTGCTAAG AGAGCGATCATTCCTGGTCCCGCCTTCCTGATCGGAGCGTGCATTGTTCTCCTGGCTTTTCTAGTTGCCTTATTTATTCCTGAGAACAAAGCCAGCAGTACCAAAAAACACAGCAACAGCATCAGCAGTAGTCAGAGTAACAACCTAGACCAAAGTAACGAAGAGGACATTGAACCATTGCTGCAGGATAGCACTGTATGA